The Pseudomonas iranensis genome includes a window with the following:
- a CDS encoding site-specific integrase has translation MSDLSSTQPAPSTSNPLTVYLARLAPSSQLTMRYVLQDAADRLGFEDVDIEEIPWHGLQPEDVVALVAALRADGYAPNTSSLYVNAVRGVMNEAWRMSLISQDHLLKMRSVKGIAGTRLSQGRNLKRTLIHELMEVCAADPRPQGLRDAAVIALLYGTGMRKSESVDLDLSQVDFNERSLTVTGKGNKQLIKYAPAWAFAKLDAWLELRRSQLKEGESDDAFLFNRIRRGSHITRERITKHAIYYIARQRGTQVGVKIMPHDFRRSFITRVIEEHDLSIAQKLAHHSNIQTTANYDVRDDNERRRAVDRFDL, from the coding sequence TTGAGTGATTTGTCGAGTACCCAACCTGCACCGTCCACCAGCAATCCGCTAACCGTTTACCTGGCGCGACTGGCACCTTCCAGCCAGTTGACCATGCGCTATGTGCTGCAAGATGCCGCTGACCGCCTCGGTTTCGAGGACGTCGATATCGAAGAGATCCCGTGGCACGGTCTGCAACCGGAAGACGTGGTGGCGCTGGTCGCCGCTTTGCGTGCCGACGGTTATGCACCGAACACCTCTTCGCTGTACGTCAATGCCGTGCGCGGGGTGATGAACGAGGCGTGGCGCATGAGCCTGATCAGCCAGGATCACCTGTTGAAGATGCGTTCGGTCAAGGGCATAGCCGGCACACGGCTGTCCCAGGGGCGCAACCTCAAGCGCACGCTGATCCACGAACTGATGGAAGTCTGCGCTGCCGACCCGCGCCCGCAGGGCTTGCGTGATGCGGCGGTGATAGCGCTGCTGTACGGCACCGGCATGCGCAAGTCGGAATCGGTGGATCTGGATCTGAGTCAGGTCGACTTCAACGAACGCAGCCTGACCGTTACCGGCAAGGGCAACAAACAGCTGATCAAGTACGCGCCGGCCTGGGCCTTTGCCAAGCTCGACGCCTGGCTGGAACTGCGTCGTTCACAGCTCAAGGAAGGCGAGAGCGACGATGCATTCCTGTTCAATCGCATACGCCGGGGCAGCCACATCACCCGCGAGCGCATCACCAAACACGCGATTTACTACATCGCCCGCCAGCGCGGTACGCAGGTCGGGGTGAAAATCATGCCCCACGATTTTCGGCGTTCATTCATCACCCGGGTGATCGAAGAGCACGACCTGTCGATCGCGCAGAAACTCGCGCATCACAGCAATATCCAGACAACCGCCAACTACGATGTGCGCGATGACAACGAGCGGCGGCGGGCGGTGGATCGCTTCGATTTGTGA
- a CDS encoding NAD(P)/FAD-dependent oxidoreductase gives MNQHSAQHTGSYYAASARASTPYPALDGDLLADVCVIGGGFTGVNTAIELAQRGLSVVLLEARRIGWGASGRNGGQLIRGIGHEVEGFARYVGQDGVRYLQRAGIDSVELVRQRITDNAIACDLRWGFCELANTAAQFAAFKQEQDSLAELDYAHATRLVGPEQIRQQVVDAGVYAGGLIDMGSGHLHPLDLVQGEARLAASLGVRIFEQSPVLEILHGPTVEVRCATGSVRAGSLVLGCNAHLDELEPKLSGKVLPAGSYIIATEPLDESRAAQLIPQNLALCDQKVGLDYYRLSADRRLLFGGACHYSGRDPADIAAYMRPKMLKVFPQLADVRIDYQWGGKIGITANRFPQVGRLKQHPNVFYAQGYSGHGLNVTHWCAKLLGEAIHAGHSQGMDVFSGVPHMTFPGGPALRSPLLALGMFWYRLREMLG, from the coding sequence ATGAATCAGCACAGCGCACAACACACCGGCTCTTATTACGCCGCTTCTGCGCGGGCGAGCACGCCCTACCCTGCGCTGGATGGTGATTTGCTTGCTGATGTCTGCGTAATCGGTGGCGGCTTCACTGGCGTCAATACCGCGATTGAGCTGGCGCAGCGCGGTCTGTCGGTGGTGTTGCTTGAGGCGCGACGTATCGGCTGGGGCGCCAGCGGGCGCAATGGCGGTCAGCTGATTCGCGGTATCGGCCATGAAGTCGAGGGGTTCGCTCGCTACGTCGGCCAAGACGGCGTGCGCTATCTGCAGCGCGCCGGCATCGATTCGGTGGAGCTGGTGCGCCAGCGCATCACTGACAACGCCATCGCCTGTGATCTGCGCTGGGGCTTTTGCGAACTGGCCAACACCGCCGCGCAATTCGCCGCGTTCAAGCAGGAACAGGACAGCCTCGCCGAACTCGACTATGCCCACGCAACGAGGCTGGTCGGGCCGGAACAGATCCGGCAGCAAGTGGTCGACGCTGGTGTGTACGCCGGCGGATTGATCGACATGGGTTCGGGGCACTTGCATCCGCTGGATCTGGTGCAAGGTGAGGCGCGTCTCGCGGCATCGCTGGGCGTGCGGATCTTTGAGCAGAGTCCGGTGCTGGAAATCCTCCATGGCCCGACCGTCGAGGTGCGCTGCGCCACGGGTTCAGTGCGCGCCGGCAGCCTGGTGCTTGGCTGCAACGCGCATCTGGATGAACTGGAACCCAAGCTCAGCGGCAAAGTGCTGCCCGCCGGCAGTTACATCATCGCCACCGAGCCGTTGGACGAAAGCCGCGCCGCCCAGTTGATTCCGCAGAACCTGGCGCTGTGCGATCAAAAAGTCGGGCTGGACTATTACCGACTCTCGGCTGATCGACGGTTGCTGTTTGGCGGCGCTTGTCATTATTCCGGGCGCGATCCGGCGGACATCGCCGCCTATATGCGCCCGAAAATGCTCAAGGTGTTCCCGCAACTGGCCGATGTGCGAATCGACTACCAATGGGGCGGCAAGATCGGCATTACCGCCAATCGCTTCCCCCAGGTTGGCCGACTCAAACAGCACCCGAACGTGTTTTACGCGCAGGGTTATTCCGGCCATGGCCTCAACGTCACGCACTGGTGCGCGAAGTTGTTGGGCGAAGCCATTCATGCCGGGCACAGCCAAGGCATGGACGTGTTCAGCGGCGTGCCGCACATGACCTTCCCCGGTGGCCCGGCCTTGCGTTCGCCGCTGCTGGCGCTGGGCATGTTCTGGTATCGCTTGCGCGAAATGCTCGGCTGA
- a CDS encoding PqiC family protein yields the protein MALPLKITVLAAFLLLTACRSDPISFHTLTPAQPGASRNGADIAIESISVPPQVDRAQIVIRQGNSGVAILETDWWSATLADELRGALIDQLSSGVGQQRASVRIDVQRFDSIPGQYALIDVKWRVRPLGAADAALLTCRSVLQTPSGPSIEELVTAQQNNVKRLAAQITQAATAARNCPSSG from the coding sequence ATGGCTTTACCGTTGAAGATCACCGTGCTCGCTGCCTTCTTGCTGCTGACTGCGTGCCGTAGCGACCCGATCAGCTTTCACACACTGACCCCGGCGCAACCGGGTGCCAGCCGCAACGGCGCCGACATTGCCATCGAAAGCATCAGCGTGCCGCCACAGGTCGATCGCGCGCAGATTGTGATTCGCCAGGGCAACAGCGGCGTGGCGATTCTGGAAACCGATTGGTGGAGCGCCACTCTTGCCGATGAGTTGCGCGGCGCGCTGATCGATCAATTGAGCAGCGGTGTCGGCCAGCAGCGCGCCTCGGTCCGTATCGACGTGCAGCGCTTCGATTCGATTCCCGGCCAGTACGCCTTGATCGACGTGAAATGGCGAGTGCGCCCGCTGGGTGCGGCGGACGCGGCGCTACTGACCTGTCGCTCGGTGTTGCAGACGCCTTCAGGGCCAAGCATCGAAGAGCTGGTGACTGCGCAACAGAACAACGTCAAACGGCTTGCTGCACAAATCACTCAGGCTGCGACGGCCGCGCGCAATTGCCCTTCATCGGGCTAA
- a CDS encoding glutamine synthetase family protein has protein sequence MNAPFDQLFTWLKDHKITEVECVVSDLTGIARGKIAPTNKFLHERGMRLPESVLLQTVTGDFVDDDIYYDLLDPADIDMVCKPVSDAVYVIPWAIEPTAIVIHDTFDKFGNPIELSPRNVLKKVLQLYTDKGWKPIVAPEMEFYLTQRCEDPDLPLKAPLGRSGRAESGRQSFSIDAANEFDPLFEDVYDWCELQGLDLDTLIHEDGPAQMEINFRHGDALDLADQITVFKRTLREAALKHNVTATFMAKPIGDEPGSAMHLHQSVVEIATGQPIFADAEGNMSELFRHHIGGLQKYIPKVLPMFAPNVNSFRRFLPDTSAPVNVEWGEENRTVGLRVPTSGPESMRVENRLPGADANPYLAIAASLLCGYIGMVEKIEPSAAVEGRAYERRNLRLPITIEEALTQMEECPKVAEYLGSKFVRGYVAVKRAEHENFKRVISSWEREFLLLSV, from the coding sequence ATGAACGCCCCTTTCGATCAGCTGTTCACCTGGCTGAAAGATCACAAGATTACCGAAGTCGAATGCGTGGTCAGCGACCTGACCGGCATCGCCCGCGGCAAGATTGCACCGACCAACAAGTTCCTGCATGAGCGTGGCATGCGCCTGCCGGAGAGCGTGCTGCTGCAAACGGTAACCGGGGATTTTGTCGACGACGACATCTACTACGACCTGCTCGACCCGGCCGACATCGACATGGTCTGCAAGCCGGTTTCCGACGCCGTGTATGTCATCCCTTGGGCGATCGAGCCGACTGCCATCGTCATCCACGACACCTTCGACAAGTTTGGCAATCCGATCGAACTGTCGCCGCGCAACGTGCTGAAGAAAGTCCTGCAGCTCTACACCGACAAGGGCTGGAAGCCGATTGTCGCGCCGGAAATGGAGTTCTACCTGACCCAGCGCTGTGAAGACCCGGACCTGCCGCTCAAGGCACCACTGGGTCGTTCGGGTCGTGCGGAAAGCGGTCGACAGTCATTCTCGATCGATGCCGCCAACGAATTCGATCCGCTGTTCGAAGACGTCTACGACTGGTGCGAACTGCAAGGCCTGGATCTCGACACGTTGATCCACGAAGACGGCCCGGCGCAGATGGAAATCAACTTCCGTCATGGCGATGCGCTGGATCTGGCCGACCAGATCACCGTGTTCAAGCGCACCCTGCGCGAGGCGGCGCTCAAGCACAACGTCACCGCGACGTTCATGGCCAAGCCGATCGGCGACGAGCCTGGCAGCGCCATGCACCTGCACCAGAGCGTGGTCGAGATCGCGACGGGCCAGCCGATCTTTGCCGACGCCGAGGGCAACATGAGCGAGCTGTTCCGTCATCACATCGGTGGCCTCCAAAAGTACATCCCGAAAGTCCTGCCGATGTTCGCACCGAACGTCAATTCGTTCCGCCGCTTCCTGCCGGACACCTCGGCACCGGTCAACGTCGAATGGGGCGAAGAGAACCGCACGGTCGGCCTGCGAGTGCCGACTTCGGGGCCTGAATCGATGCGCGTGGAGAACCGCTTGCCCGGCGCCGACGCCAACCCGTATCTGGCGATTGCCGCGAGCCTGCTGTGCGGCTACATCGGCATGGTCGAGAAGATCGAGCCGAGCGCGGCGGTCGAAGGCCGGGCCTACGAGCGCCGCAATCTGCGCCTGCCGATCACCATCGAAGAAGCCCTGACGCAGATGGAAGAGTGCCCGAAGGTCGCGGAGTACCTGGGCAGCAAATTCGTCCGCGGCTACGTCGCGGTCAAACGCGCCGAGCACGAAAACTTCAAGCGCGTGATCAGCTCGTGGGAGCGGGAGTTCCTGCTGCTGAGCGTCTGA
- a CDS encoding polyamine ABC transporter substrate-binding protein → MRLLKSVLPVALSVLFSAVAHAEPQVSVYNWTDYIGETTLADFQSKTGIKVIYDVFDSNETLEGKLLAGRTGYDVVVPSNHFLARQVKAGAFMKLDRSQLPNWKSLDPKLLELLEKNDPGNEHSVPYLWGTNGIGYNVDKVKQVLGIDHIDSWAVLFEPENLKKLSQCGVSMMDSADEVFPAILNYMGMDPRSENPEDYKKAEAKLLSIRPYITYFHSSKYVSDLANGDICVAFGYSGDVFQAANRAKEAKNGVNIAYAIPKEGANLWFDLLAIPADASNAKEAHAFINYLLDPQVIAKVSATVGYANPNPAAKPFMDEELVNNPEVYPPQSVLDKLYISSTPPQAIMRLMTRSWSKVKSNK, encoded by the coding sequence ATGCGTCTATTGAAATCCGTACTCCCGGTCGCACTGAGCGTGCTGTTCAGTGCCGTAGCCCACGCCGAGCCCCAAGTCAGCGTCTACAACTGGACCGACTACATTGGCGAAACCACCCTCGCCGACTTCCAGAGCAAGACCGGGATCAAGGTGATCTACGACGTCTTCGACTCCAACGAAACCCTTGAAGGCAAACTCCTCGCCGGTCGCACCGGATACGACGTGGTGGTGCCGTCCAACCATTTCCTCGCCCGTCAGGTAAAGGCCGGCGCGTTTATGAAGCTCGACCGTTCACAGTTACCAAACTGGAAGAGCTTGGACCCGAAACTGCTTGAATTGCTAGAGAAAAATGATCCAGGCAATGAGCACTCGGTTCCCTATTTATGGGGCACCAACGGCATCGGTTATAACGTCGATAAGGTCAAGCAAGTGCTCGGCATCGACCACATCGATTCCTGGGCCGTGCTGTTCGAACCCGAGAATCTGAAGAAGCTCAGCCAGTGCGGCGTGTCGATGATGGATTCCGCCGACGAAGTCTTCCCGGCCATCCTCAACTACATGGGCATGGACCCGCGCAGTGAAAACCCTGAAGACTACAAAAAGGCCGAAGCCAAGCTCCTGAGCATCCGCCCGTACATCACCTATTTCCATTCTTCCAAGTACGTGTCGGACCTGGCCAATGGTGACATCTGCGTCGCGTTCGGTTACTCCGGCGATGTGTTCCAGGCAGCCAACCGCGCCAAGGAAGCCAAGAACGGTGTGAATATCGCTTACGCCATCCCCAAGGAAGGCGCCAACCTGTGGTTCGATCTGCTGGCGATCCCAGCCGATGCGAGCAACGCCAAAGAGGCGCACGCCTTCATCAATTACCTGCTCGATCCGCAGGTGATCGCCAAGGTCAGCGCCACCGTCGGCTACGCCAATCCGAATCCGGCGGCCAAGCCGTTCATGGATGAGGAACTGGTCAACAACCCTGAGGTTTATCCGCCGCAGTCGGTGCTCGACAAACTCTACATTTCCTCGACCCCGCCCCAGGCGATCATGCGCCTGATGACCCGGTCGTGGAGCAAAGTGAAGTCGAACAAATGA
- a CDS encoding UDP-glucose dehydrogenase family protein: MKITVFGSGYVGLVQAAVLAEVGHDVVCMDVDAQKIEQLRQGHVSIFEPALASLVREGLDSKRLQFTTDERFAVLHGRVAFIAVGTPSREDGSADLRYVLSVGDAIARHREQPLIVVEKSTVPVGTGDALRSHIEKALIKIGRLLQFDIVSNPEFLKEGSAVADCRRPDRIVIGCEGAEVRDVMRDLYAPFNRNHDRILFMDLRSAELTKYAANCMLATKISFINQIAELAEHLGADIESVRQGIGADTRIGYHFIYPGCGYGGSCFPKDMRALIHSAEQAHCSSDLLQAVEAINQRQKHKLFERINAFYRGDLRGRTFALWGLAFKPNTDDMRDAPSRVLLEDLWAAGASVRAFDPEAMVETQNLYPNESKLMLMGTPESVLGGADALIICTEWQQFKAPDFELIKQRLNSPVIFDGRNLYDAGRLARNGFQYFPMGRGESCKLPITLRHRPAASDVA, from the coding sequence ATGAAGATCACGGTGTTTGGCAGTGGTTATGTCGGTCTGGTGCAAGCGGCGGTGCTGGCCGAGGTCGGTCACGACGTCGTGTGCATGGATGTCGACGCGCAGAAGATCGAGCAGTTACGCCAGGGTCACGTCAGTATTTTCGAGCCGGCGCTGGCCAGCCTAGTGCGTGAGGGCCTGGACTCGAAACGCCTGCAATTCACCACTGATGAGCGGTTTGCGGTGTTGCATGGGCGGGTGGCGTTCATCGCGGTGGGCACGCCGTCACGCGAGGACGGTTCGGCGGACCTGCGCTACGTGCTGTCGGTCGGCGACGCGATTGCCCGACATCGTGAGCAGCCGTTGATCGTGGTAGAAAAATCCACGGTGCCGGTGGGCACGGGCGACGCTTTGCGCAGCCACATCGAAAAAGCCCTGATCAAGATTGGCCGCCTGCTGCAGTTCGATATCGTCTCCAACCCGGAATTTCTCAAGGAAGGTTCAGCGGTGGCCGATTGCCGGCGGCCGGATCGTATCGTAATCGGTTGCGAAGGCGCTGAAGTGCGCGATGTGATGCGCGATCTGTACGCGCCGTTCAACCGCAACCATGACCGCATCCTGTTCATGGACCTGCGCAGTGCCGAGCTGACCAAATACGCCGCCAACTGCATGCTGGCGACCAAGATCAGCTTCATCAACCAGATCGCCGAACTCGCCGAGCATCTCGGCGCAGATATCGAATCAGTGCGCCAGGGCATCGGTGCCGATACGCGGATTGGCTATCACTTCATCTATCCGGGTTGCGGCTACGGCGGTTCGTGTTTTCCCAAAGACATGCGCGCGTTGATTCACAGTGCCGAACAGGCGCATTGCTCCAGTGATCTACTGCAAGCGGTAGAAGCGATCAACCAGCGCCAGAAACACAAACTGTTTGAACGCATCAACGCCTTCTACCGGGGCGATTTGCGCGGCAGGACCTTTGCCTTGTGGGGCCTGGCGTTCAAGCCCAACACCGACGACATGCGCGACGCGCCGAGCCGGGTTCTGCTCGAAGATTTATGGGCTGCCGGGGCCAGCGTGCGCGCGTTTGATCCGGAGGCCATGGTGGAAACCCAGAATCTCTATCCAAACGAATCAAAACTGATGCTGATGGGCACGCCGGAATCGGTACTGGGCGGCGCCGATGCGCTGATCATCTGCACCGAATGGCAACAGTTCAAGGCCCCGGATTTCGAGCTGATCAAACAGCGTCTCAACAGCCCGGTCATCTTCGACGGCCGCAACCTGTACGACGCCGGGCGACTGGCGCGCAATGGTTTCCAGTATTTCCCGATGGGGCGCGGTGAATCGTGCAAGTTGCCGATCACCTTGCGGCACAGGCCGGCGGCTTCGGATGTGGCTTGA
- a CDS encoding MFS transporter, producing the protein MAMYSPFIRRLMISSLTVVISRALVSPLLTLFLSNKLGLNPQDVGLLLGIAVFSATLLSLYGGYIIDKLDKRQLLIVAMLSSGIGLILLTFAQNLYLVTLVLIISETASALFLIGSKAILSENLPVGQRVKAFSLNYTLTNIGYAVGPMIGVVIAGVQPSAPFIVAGAIAIGSIFLLLGATRDASPITSGSAPQSFLNTLMILKNDRTMVLFTLGCLLSTLVHGRFTLYLSQYLLVTHTQQQTLDTMAALLACNAITVILLQYQVGRWLSREHLRHWIAGGTALFIVGLIGFSVADSLLGWCVAMFIFTLGEMIIYPADFLFVDTLAPETLRGSYYGAQNLAALGGGASPVLCGFLLMHTPAPSMFYALSGLAALGGYLCFVSARRTRSMQK; encoded by the coding sequence GTGGCCATGTATTCGCCGTTCATTCGCCGGTTGATGATCAGCTCGCTGACCGTGGTCATCAGCCGCGCCCTGGTCAGTCCGTTGCTGACGCTCTTCCTCAGCAACAAGCTTGGCCTCAATCCGCAGGATGTCGGCTTGCTGCTCGGCATCGCCGTGTTCAGCGCCACGCTGCTGTCGCTGTACGGTGGCTACATCATCGACAAGCTGGACAAGCGCCAGTTGCTGATTGTGGCCATGCTCTCCAGCGGTATCGGCCTGATCCTGCTGACCTTCGCGCAGAACCTGTATCTGGTCACCCTGGTGCTGATCATCAGCGAAACCGCGTCGGCGCTGTTCCTGATCGGCTCCAAGGCGATCCTCAGTGAAAACCTGCCGGTGGGCCAGCGGGTCAAGGCGTTTTCCCTCAATTACACGCTGACCAATATCGGCTACGCCGTCGGCCCGATGATTGGCGTGGTGATTGCCGGGGTGCAGCCGTCCGCGCCGTTCATCGTTGCCGGCGCGATCGCCATTGGCAGTATTTTTCTGCTGCTCGGCGCGACCAGGGATGCCAGTCCGATAACTTCCGGCAGTGCGCCGCAAAGTTTCCTCAACACGCTGATGATCCTGAAAAACGACCGCACCATGGTGCTGTTCACCCTCGGTTGCCTGCTCAGCACCTTGGTGCACGGGCGCTTTACGCTGTACCTGTCGCAATACCTGCTGGTCACCCACACCCAGCAACAAACGCTCGACACCATGGCCGCCCTGCTCGCCTGCAACGCAATCACAGTGATCCTGCTGCAATACCAGGTCGGTCGCTGGCTCAGCCGCGAACACCTGCGTCACTGGATTGCCGGCGGCACTGCGCTGTTCATCGTCGGGTTGATTGGTTTCAGTGTGGCGGACAGCCTGCTCGGCTGGTGCGTGGCGATGTTCATCTTCACCTTGGGCGAGATGATCATTTACCCTGCAGACTTCCTCTTTGTCGACACCCTCGCCCCGGAGACATTGCGCGGCAGCTACTACGGCGCGCAGAACCTGGCGGCACTCGGCGGCGGGGCGAGCCCGGTGCTGTGCGGGTTTCTGCTGATGCACACGCCGGCGCCGAGCATGTTCTACGCCTTGAGCGGCTTGGCGGCGCTGGGTGGCTATCTATGCTTCGTCAGCGCGCGGCGCACCCGTTCAATGCAAAAATAG
- a CDS encoding intermembrane transport protein PqiB: MKSSASDEPRAPGQAPIKTRRFAISLVWIVPIVAVLVGISLVIHNILQEGPVITVTFKTGDGLTANKTEVRYRNVVIGHVSDVELANDHRHVNATIKLAKQAEAFTREDSQFWVVRPRIGAGGVSGIDTLLSGDYIGADIGQANTRSKNFKGLENPPPITYGEPGKRFTLHTADLGSLDIGSPVYYRKIPVGQVVSYALDPDGKGVNIEVFVHSPNDAYVTENTRFWNASGIDINVGANGFAVKTESLSTLLVGGIAFRAPDYSPDDKPASDDKSFELFANQTAALAPPDGKAQYLALRFDQALRGLKVDAPVEFLGIEIGRVVAVNLDFDEVKRTFPVNVGIVIYPQRLGRAHAKILKTYHGDENDEATGARLIGTFIENGLRAQARNGNLLTGQLYISLDFYPKAPKVAFDPKARPVTIPTVPGSLEQLQEKLEAMVNKINALPVERIASNLDGNLVELRKGLKQFNARTLPGVQSTLADVSKTLQSANSTLAEDSPQREQLTETLDELGRMSRSLRELSDYLGRHPESLIRGRPDNAAPLDLKGPPRN; this comes from the coding sequence ATGAAGTCGTCAGCCAGCGATGAGCCGCGAGCACCCGGTCAGGCGCCGATCAAAACCCGCCGTTTCGCGATTTCACTGGTATGGATCGTGCCGATTGTGGCGGTGCTGGTCGGGATTTCGCTGGTGATTCACAACATCCTTCAGGAAGGCCCGGTCATCACCGTTACCTTCAAGACCGGCGATGGTCTGACCGCAAACAAGACCGAAGTCCGGTACCGCAACGTAGTCATCGGCCATGTCTCCGACGTGGAACTGGCCAACGACCATAGACACGTCAACGCCACGATCAAACTGGCCAAGCAGGCCGAAGCCTTCACCCGCGAGGATTCGCAATTCTGGGTGGTGCGTCCACGTATCGGCGCCGGCGGGGTCTCGGGCATCGATACGCTGCTGTCGGGCGATTACATCGGCGCCGACATAGGTCAGGCCAATACCCGCTCAAAAAACTTCAAAGGTCTGGAGAACCCGCCGCCGATCACCTACGGCGAACCGGGCAAACGCTTTACGCTGCACACCGCGGACCTTGGCTCGCTGGACATCGGCTCCCCCGTTTATTACCGCAAGATTCCGGTTGGCCAGGTCGTGTCCTACGCGCTGGACCCGGACGGCAAAGGCGTCAACATCGAAGTGTTCGTGCATTCGCCCAACGATGCCTACGTTACCGAAAACACCCGCTTCTGGAACGCCAGTGGCATCGACATCAATGTCGGCGCCAACGGCTTTGCGGTGAAAACCGAATCGCTGTCGACCCTGCTGGTGGGCGGCATCGCTTTCCGCGCCCCGGACTACAGCCCCGACGATAAGCCGGCCAGCGACGACAAGAGTTTCGAGCTGTTTGCCAACCAGACAGCCGCCCTCGCCCCGCCCGACGGCAAGGCGCAATACCTGGCGCTGCGGTTTGATCAGGCCTTGCGCGGGCTCAAGGTGGATGCGCCCGTGGAGTTTCTCGGTATCGAAATCGGCCGGGTGGTGGCGGTCAATCTCGACTTCGACGAGGTCAAGCGCACCTTTCCGGTGAATGTCGGCATTGTCATTTATCCGCAGCGACTCGGCCGTGCCCACGCGAAGATTCTCAAGACCTACCATGGCGACGAAAACGATGAGGCCACCGGCGCGCGCCTGATCGGCACGTTCATTGAAAATGGCCTGCGCGCCCAGGCCCGCAATGGCAACCTGCTCACCGGTCAGTTGTATATTTCGCTGGATTTCTACCCCAAAGCGCCGAAAGTCGCGTTCGACCCCAAGGCACGGCCGGTCACCATTCCGACCGTTCCCGGCAGCCTCGAACAATTGCAGGAAAAACTCGAGGCGATGGTGAACAAGATCAACGCGCTGCCGGTTGAACGCATCGCCAGCAACCTCGACGGCAATCTGGTCGAGCTGCGCAAGGGCCTTAAGCAGTTCAACGCCAGGACTCTGCCGGGTGTACAGAGCACCCTCGCCGACGTCAGCAAGACCTTGCAGTCGGCCAATTCGACTCTCGCCGAGGACTCACCGCAACGTGAGCAACTCACCGAGACCCTCGACGAGCTCGGGCGCATGTCGCGCTCGTTGCGAGAGCTGTCGGATTACCTCGGTCGCCACCCTGAGTCGCTGATTCGCGGACGCCCCGACAACGCCGCGCCGCTGGACCTCAAAGGACCGCCACGCAATTGA